The Equus asinus isolate D_3611 breed Donkey chromosome 14, EquAss-T2T_v2, whole genome shotgun sequence genomic sequence TAGGTGCAGGGAACCAGCTGGGGAAgggccccaccccacctccccatccaTGGTCTGGGGGCTTTCCTCTTCTTGGATTTGATGAAGGCCACATGGAGTGAGGTGGGAAAGTGTCCCCAGACTCTCTCATCCATCAATCCATCAGACAACTCTTCTAGCCCAGAGCTGGGAGGATGGTGGATGGTCCTCAGGTTGCTCAGTGAAAGAGGCACAGAAACCCACAAATAGTAGCACCTGTGGAGGGAGGACTCTGACCCGGCTGGAGAGTGACCCCAGCACAGAAGGGGGGAAGAGACTTCCAGGCAGAAGGATCagaggtgcaaaggccctgtggcattCAAGCAACAGAAGGGTCAGTGGCTGCAGCACGCCGCACCTGGAAGGAGATGGAAGTCTCCTTCCGGGCAGGGCTTGGAAGCAGTGAAGCCAGCAGGTTTGCACGGGGAAGAGCGCCTCCTAGCGGCTGCGGGGAAGCTGGGTCAGAGGGGTAGCGGAGGGCCGGGGCCGGGACCCGCAGGGCAGAGGGCAGTATCTCCTCTCCCGGGCGCCGAGGCGGGGCGCTGCCGCAGGGCCTCTGCCGGGAAAGGCAGCGCGCAACCAGAGCAGCCTTCCGCCCCGGTGCGAGCCGCCTCCTCCCCGCAGAGGTGAAGCGCGCCCACGGCACGCCGCCGCCCGTGTCTCCcaagccgccgccgccgcccacgGCGCCCAAGCCGGCCAAGGCCGCGGCAGGGCTGCAGTCGGGCAGCGCCAGCCCGTCACCTGCGCCTTCGCCGGcgcgccagccgcccgccgccctcGCCAAGCCGGCCAGCACGCCGCCCTCGCTGAGCGCCAGCCCCGCCAAGCCCCCGTCGCCCGGCGCGCCCGTGCTGCACGTGCCCGCCAAGCCGCCCcgcgccgccgctgccgccgccgccggaCCCCCCGCCGCGGCCGACGGCGCCTCGCCCGGCGACAGCGCCcgacagaagctggaggagacgAGCGCGTGCCTCGCGGCGGCGCTGCAAGCTGTAGAAGAGAAGATCCGGCAGGAGGACGCGCAGGGCCAGCGGTAGGCGCCTGGCGGGGTCTGCGCGCCGCCCCGGCCCGTGCACACTCGGAGGCTGCCGTGCGCGGGCTGGGGACAGGTCCTGCTGGGAGGGGCGTGGTCTGGAGCCGTGCTGAGCACGGAGGGGCGTGGCCGACGTCTTGGGGCGGGCGCTGGCCACGCCCTTTTGCTCTGTGGGGCGTCGAGGCGTGGCCTCCGccaggggcggggcagggcggggccgggcggggggtGCGTGCCGGCTCCGCCCGCTCACGCCGcgccgcccccagccccgcgGCGGCCGAGGAGAAGAGCACCGGCAGCATCCTGGACGACATCGGCAGCATGTTCGACGACCTGGCCGACCAGCTGGACGCCATGCTGGAGTGACGCGGCCGCACATGGCGGGCCCACCCGCGCCGCCCGGGCTCCGGCCCGCACACTGACCTTTACCTCAGGATGGGCACCTCTGGGCGCGGCGCCAGCGGGCAGGGCGGGCCGGGGGCAGCCGCGGGCACGAGGCGGGGCGGGCCGAGCTGCCCAGCCCCTGCACAAGCACAACTCCTGCCCCTGGGCCAGGCCGCTGAGGCCAGACGCCCAGCCTGGAGGACTGCCTGGCCGGGAGACCCAAGGGCTCTGGGCAGATGCTGCTGCCCCGCAGGTGCCCGTCCCTGTCTGCTGCTCCCTGTGCAATAACTGCTGGGCCACCCGCCCACCCGCCGCCAGGCTCTGCCTGctgtgggtggaggaggggcggcccctggcctccctgccctgggTCCAGGCTGGGCCCACCCTGGGAGGTGGCGGGAGGGGGGCACCGCTGTAGCCCTCTCCCCAATCTGTGGCAGAGCACAGGCCTATGCCCAGCACAGAACTGCCCAGTGGGGACCTGTCAGCCGCTCCGGCGCAGCacaaggggctggggctggggtcaggcCCCCTGCCCCACTGTACCCCCCAGAATATAAGCTATCGAGAGTATTAATTTATTGGGAATGAGCTAAGGCAGATTcccccagagaaacaaaaaaggtataactttaacaaatatatatttaaagaaagaaaaaatattattgattCTATAGAAAACCATTTACCAACTGCAAGGACACTGGAGTCTAGCTCAAGACAAAAGCTGTTAGAGGCCCCggctctctgtctgtctgtccgtccttccctctctccattcAGGAATGGCCAGACCCCTGGCCCAGTAGCACAAACAGGAGGCTGGGGTCCGCGGAGGGGTCCGTGCTCCGCCAGGGCCTCCCCGCTGCTCTCTCCTAACTTTCTGCATCTGAAGAACTCGAAGGATGTGCCTTGCTTGCTGCTGGGCTGTGTCCTCCACGCCCTGGAGATGGTGGGGGGGGGCTCCCTCCACTCCTGGGGTGGCTGGGCTTCAGGGGAGCTGTGCGCACAGCATGGTGAACGTGGCTGTGTCAGCTGGGTGACAGCAGTGGGTAGGGTGCGTGCATGCCAGGCTGGGTGTGGCGAGTCCGAGGGTGTGCCtgaccctccctccccagggcctcaACCTGGCCCTGCCCAGGCAGCCCGCCCACCCCCACTCAAGTTCCCACGGACGCTTCTGCTCGTGGTCCAAGGCCGTGTTGTGTGGTCCTTCTcgccctctctcttttcctctctctccccccactTCCAAAAAGTACTGACTGGCCTCCTCTGTTGTGTTTGCTGATCCACTTGTGTTGGGCACAACTttgacatttcttaaaaaaagaaagaattaaaaaaatgccGAAAACCAGCGATTGTGATACGGGCAGGTGGAGGGGGCCGACCAAGGTGGTATCTGGGCATGTGGGGCCCCTTCTAGCTGTCAAGCCCTGATGCTTCCCCGAGAGTGGACGTGCCTGGCCCTCCGCCTGGCCTCTCCTCAGTGGGCAGCCAAGGCTGGGCTTGAGGAGGCGGGGAGGGGGTTCCGGGCAGGGAGCTACTGTCGGCTGTCAATAAACAGCAGAAAATGAAGCTGCCTGGCTCGCTTTTTGGGGGCGTGTGTgttgggaagagaaggaggccAGCCTGTTtctggcagggaggggaaggcacAGGGAAGGCCACGTCCTGGGGTCAAAAAAAGGAGCCCCTTTGTGGCCCCTGCCTAGTCTCCCTCCCACTGGCTGCTGATGCCTGTGCACACCAACAATCTCAGGCGGCCTCTCCCTTACCCTGAGGACTGTCCCCACTCACATTCACAGTCTGTGCAGCTTTTATTTCAATCAGGAAGTAATCAAATCTATATACAGtctaaaaacagtagaaaaggTGAGTAAAAAGGCCTGCAGTCCGTCTGGAGTGTGAATTGAGGTGGGCCGGGCGAGCTTCGTACCTGGCACCCAGAGAGGGGCTGGGCGCTATCCTGGTAGGGACAGTGATGGGGCCAGAGGGAGGCTGACTAGGCGCAGGGCAGGCAGAGAGCCCGAGGCCACCCGTGTGGCCAGCCTGGCGTGGACAGGCCTAGGGCGGGCCCAGCGGAAGCCAAGACCCACGTGCACGTGTCAGCAAGTCCAAACCTGCAGAGGAAGGGCTCTGTTTCAGGGTCCCCTTTTGGTCATCCCCACCCAACACCACCTGCCGTCCATACCTGCCCTGTCACCTGTCCAGGGGCACTCGCTCCTCAGTCCCCACCCCCTTTAGTTCCATGTTTGCACCCCCTTTAGATGGCCTGAGCCAAGGCACTGACCTTCACAGTGCTGTCCACAGCCCCTGAGAAGAGCCGGCCCCGGGACACAGCCAGCGCAGTCACACTGCCCTGGTGACGCAGAAGGGTCTGCGTGCAGATCATGTTGTCCATACTCCAGACCTAGGGGGCACACAGGATGTGAAGGACTAACCCCACTTGCAGCCACAGTCTGCCCAGGCCCAGCCACCTGCCCTGAGCTTCCCGCCATCGATAGGCCAGCACGCACCCTGAGGGATCGGTCATAGGATGCACTGAAGACTTTGGTCTGGTCTGGTGTCGAGATGACGGCCAGGGCATACACGGTGCCCACGTGGCCTGTCAGGGTCCGCACCTGCTCCTTGGACTCAATGTCCCACACCTGAGAGGGTGGCACAGGCAGGTCAGAGATAGACCGGAAAGGAGAGGGACCCAGAGTCAAGCCCTGCCCCTAGGTGTCCACCCTTACGTGGATGAGGTTCTCGTAGGTGCCACAGACAATGTGGTGATTCGTCACGGCGATAGAGTAGACGCTGCCACCAGACGTCTGCAGGACGTGGATACAGTCGAGGGTCCGGATGTCCCAAATCTATGGGCAAGAGTGGGCCACTTTGTCTCAGGCCAGATGCCTCACCCCCAGGGCTTCTCGGTTTTGGACGCTGTGGGCAGCCCACCCACCACCCAGGGTGTGAGGGTCTCCCTGCCCCAGCAGGGTGGGGCACAGGAAGGCCTGCCTTGATTGTCTGGTAGGAGCCGCTGTACAGGTAGCTCTGGGCGGCCACCAGGGCCCGCACCCAGTGGTTGAGGCCCGTGAGCTCCTTCTTCAGCTTCAGCTCAGTGCCCACGATGTCCCAGACCTGTGGGGAGGGTGAGTGTGGGCATGCAGGCATCTGGCACCCAGATGGCCCACACATGCAAGCACATCGCCTTGCCTGACCTTGATGGCCTTCAGGGAGCCACTGAAGAGCATGTTGTGTGAGGAGACCAGCGTGCACACCGGGTTGTCGTGGGCCCGGATCGTGTTCACCTTCTGCAGGTTCTGGATGTCCCACACCTGGCAGGAAGGAGGATGGGAGGCTACAAGCTCCAGCTCTGTCACCCTGAGCCCAAGCCCCAGTGACAGAGGACGCCCAGGGCTCCCAGATACTGGTGAGGCCAGGCCCTGCCTGCCCGCGAGCCCCACTCACAATGATGGTGCAGTCTGCTGAGCCGCTGTACAACTTGCACCTAGGGGAGCAAAGCCGACACGTCAGAGCGGGAAAAGCCACCATCCTTGCTGACACTGCCTTGGCCAAGCGAGGCAGCACTGGCACCAGGAACCAGCAGCTTGGGCCAGTGCCAGGGCCACTGCTGCTTCCTTGGGCCCAGGCTGTTATCCCATCTCAGCAAGGGGACCTTGGAAGTGGTGGCCCAGCCCCCGGCACCCGCCTGGCAAGTGTCTGGCGGCTGAGCTGGGAAGTCATTATCCCTGTTAGCACTGCTGGCAGTCAAGCTGCTGCTTCTTGTGAgtgagcatctctctctctctctctcgcacaCACACGCCCACGACACAAAGCCTCATGACACAAGACAGGAGGGAAGGTCTAGAAGGGGTCACTCCAGGAGCGAGGGGGTGGCCCGGCCAGCTGGTCTGTGGTCCTGTCCTCAAGCTCTGCCCAAGGCTCTGGCTATAGGCCAGCTGAGCTCCTGCCTCGATTCTCTGATGGTCCCACCCACCTCTGTCCTCTGGCCGCCTGAGGCACTCCAGGGCCAGGCCAAGGCCAGCACTGTGCTTTATGAACGTAACCTTCAGAGGCAGAGGGCCCACATGCCACCATCCAGCGACCCGGCCTTGCTCCAGGTCCAGGGTGTCCCAAAGGGGCAGATACAGCCATGAGGGGGCCCTGCGGTCAGTGGACACATGCGCCTGCACTCACCCCTGGATGCAGAGCGCCAGCACAATGCCATCATGGCCCTCCAGTGTCTTCTGGCACTTGTAGGTGGTACACGTGTCCCACACCTGCAGAGACCAGGGTCAGGGCGGCTCCCTGCAGGGTCAACCCAGTGCCGGGGACAGTATGGCAGGAATGAGGAAGCAAGCCAACAGGGGTAGGGGAGCCCTGTCCCACCCAGCGGCAGGCCTGGAGCTGGCAGAGGCTGGGTGCAGTGCCCACCCCGTCCTACCAGGCTGCAGAGCCCCCTAGGCAGGACCCCACCCACTTTGATGGTCTTGTCAGAGGAGCCGCTGAAGAGGAGGTCCCCCATGGAGTAGACGCAGAGACACCAGACGGGGCCCTGGTGGCCCACGAAAGTTCCTTTGCACTTGAAGATCTGCTGCGGGTCATAGGCTGCAGAGGGATGGGAAGAACTGGTGAGGGACCCGTGGGGGCCTCGGGGACAGCACTGGGAGCAACAGTGTGCCCATACTCACATCCTAGGATGCCCGTGTTCAGCCGTGCATTGATGTGGGACAGTTCGTCCTGCAAGGCCAAGAGCAGAGTGGAGTGGGCGGGGCTCCACCGCCCTCTGTCCCCAGACCCCGGCTcggcaggggcagggcaggggcagcagcagccctcTCCAGCACAGACACCTCATCCTGAGTGGGAGCAAGCCTCCTGCTGGAGCCCAAGCTGAGGGATGGTCCTGTGTCCCCTCTGCCACCCAACCTCCCTGCCTctggcccctgccccaggcccggCCTGCTCACGTTCAACATGGACGCGTCCCTCCGGAACTCCATGAGGTCCTCACTGAGCTTGCTCTGGTTTTCATCCAGGACGTCTGAGCGGCGGGGGAGAGGGTGTCAGGGAcc encodes the following:
- the TRAF7 gene encoding E3 ubiquitin-protein ligase TRAF7 isoform X2 — its product is MSSGKSARGSRFSGGPSLPAPDAATGTRMETTFGPAFSAVTTITKADGTSTYKQHRRTPSSSSTLAYSPRDEEDSMPPISTPLRSDSAISVRSLHSESSMSLRSTFSLPEEEEEPEPLVFAEQPSVKLCCQLCCSVFKDPVITTCGHTFCRRCALKSEKCPVDNAKLTVVVNNIAVAEQIGELFIHCRHGCRVAGGGKPTVFEVDPRGCPFTIKLSARKEHEGSCDYRPVRCPNNPSCPPLLKMNLEAHLKECEHIKCPHSKCTFIGNQDTYETHLETCRFEGLKEFLQQTDDRFHEMHVALAQKDQEIAFLRSMLGKLSEKIDQLEKSLELKFDVLDENQSKLSEDLMEFRRDASMLNDELSHINARLNTGILGSYDPQQIFKCKGTFVGHQGPVWCLCVYSMGDLLFSGSSDKTIKVWDTCTTYKCQKTLEGHDGIVLALCIQGCKLYSGSADCTIIVWDIQNLQKVNTIRAHDNPVCTLVSSHNMLFSGSLKAIKVWDIVGTELKLKKELTGLNHWVRALVAAQSYLYSGSYQTIKIWDIRTLDCIHVLQTSGGSVYSIAVTNHHIVCGTYENLIHVWDIESKEQVRTLTGHVGTVYALAVISTPDQTKVFSASYDRSLRVWSMDNMICTQTLLRHQGSVTALAVSRGRLFSGAVDSTVKVWTC
- the TRAF7 gene encoding E3 ubiquitin-protein ligase TRAF7 isoform X4, whose amino-acid sequence is MSLRSTFSLPEEEEEPEPLVFAEQPSVKLCCQLCCSVFKDPVITTCGHTFCRRCALKSEKCPVDNAKLTVVVNNIAVAEQIGELFIHCRHGCRVAGGGKPTVFEVDPRGCPFTIKLSARKEHEGSCDYRPVRCPNNPSCPPLLKMNLEAHLKECEHIKCPHSKCTFIGNQDTYETHLETCRFEGLKEFLQQTDDRFHEMHVALAQKDQEIAFLRSMLGKLSEKIDQLEKSLELKFDVLDENQSKLSEDLMEFRRDASMLNDELSHINARLNTGILGSYDPQQIFKCKGTFVGHQGPVWCLCVYSMGDLLFSGSSDKTIKVWDTCTTYKCQKTLEGHDGIVLALCIQGCKLYSGSADCTIIVWDIQNLQKVNTIRAHDNPVCTLVSSHNMLFSGSLKAIKVWDIVGTELKLKKELTGLNHWVRALVAAQSYLYSGSYQTIKIWDIRTLDCIHVLQTSGGSVYSIAVTNHHIVCGTYENLIHVWDIESKEQVRTLTGHVGTVYALAVISTPDQTKVFSASYDRSLRVWSMDNMICTQTLLRHQGSVTALAVSRGRLFSGAVDSTVKVWTC
- the TRAF7 gene encoding E3 ubiquitin-protein ligase TRAF7 isoform X3, with protein sequence MSLRSTFSLPEEEEEPEPLVFAEQPSVKLCCQLCCSVFKDPVITTCGHTFCRRCALKSEKCPVDNAKLTVVVNNIAVAEQIGELFIHCRHGCRVAGGGKPTVFEVDPRGCPFTIKLSARKEHEGSCDYRPVRCPNNPSCPPLLKMNLEAHLKECEHIKCPHSKYGCTFIGNQDTYETHLETCRFEGLKEFLQQTDDRFHEMHVALAQKDQEIAFLRSMLGKLSEKIDQLEKSLELKFDVLDENQSKLSEDLMEFRRDASMLNDELSHINARLNTGILGSYDPQQIFKCKGTFVGHQGPVWCLCVYSMGDLLFSGSSDKTIKVWDTCTTYKCQKTLEGHDGIVLALCIQGCKLYSGSADCTIIVWDIQNLQKVNTIRAHDNPVCTLVSSHNMLFSGSLKAIKVWDIVGTELKLKKELTGLNHWVRALVAAQSYLYSGSYQTIKIWDIRTLDCIHVLQTSGGSVYSIAVTNHHIVCGTYENLIHVWDIESKEQVRTLTGHVGTVYALAVISTPDQTKVFSASYDRSLRVWSMDNMICTQTLLRHQGSVTALAVSRGRLFSGAVDSTVKVWTC